Proteins encoded in a region of the Podarcis muralis chromosome 2, rPodMur119.hap1.1, whole genome shotgun sequence genome:
- the LOC144326647 gene encoding uncharacterized protein LOC144326647 isoform X1 — protein sequence MLFEPSRCLQSLISDLWNNGVFEAPFASSCLPGPCSLFWLLDSSGRMKEMDPAKLVRMEGGRWTVDLVRLSPASLLTTSERSSLGLSERSGGDELEMKNGGDHEKIHTVEKPYQNWEYGESSSQSSRSHQRTHSEKKGYQCSECGKSFSQSSNLTSHHRIHTGEKPYQCLECGKRFRQSGALTSHKRIHTGEKPYQCLECGKSFSHSQNLTSHQRIHTGEKPYQCFECGKSFSQSIHLISHQIIHTGEKPYQCLECGKSFCQSGLLTSHKRIHTGEKPYQCVECGKSFSRKDSLASHQRIHTGVKPYHCLDCGKHFSHRHHLASHQRIHTGVKPYQCLECGNSFSQRTHLISHQIICTGVKPYQCLECGKNFSRSSSLASHQIIHTGVKPYQCLECGKSFSHRQSLTSHQIIHTGVKPHQCLECGKNFSWKDNLASHQRIHTGEKPYQCLECGKSFRVSGDLTSHQRIHTGEKPYHCLECGKSFRVSGDLTSHQRIHTGEKPYHCLECGKSFSQRSSLVSHQRIHTGVKPYQCLECGKSFRKRAGLTRRHRTHTVVP from the exons ATGCTGTTtgagccaagcagatgcctgcaaAGTTTGATTTCTGATCTTTGGAACAACGG GGTCTTtgaggctccctttgcttcttcctgtctcccaggaccctgcagcttgttttggctccttgactcctcaggaaggatgaaagagatGGATCCTGCAAAGCTAGtgaggatggaagggggaagatggacggttgacctggtcaggttgtctcctgcatccctcctcaCAACCTCTGAGCGTTCCTCTCTAGGGCTCtcagagagatctg gtggtgatgaattggaaatgaaGAATGGGGGAGACCATGAGAAAATCCACACAGTGGAGAAGCCATATCAAAATTGGGAGTATGGAGAGAGCTCCAGTCAGAGTTCCCGTTCCCACCAAAGAACTCACAGTGAGAAGAAAGGCTATCAGTGctcagaatgtgggaagagcttcagtcagagcagcaatctcacttctcatcacagaattcatacaggagagaaaccctatcagtgcttggaatgtggaaagaggtttCGTCAGAGTGGGGCTCTCACTTCCCacaaaagaattcatactggagagaaaccctatcagtgcttggaatgtggaaagagcttcagtcacagccaaaatctcacttcccatcaaagaattcatacaggagagaaaccctatcagtgctttgaatgtgggaagagcttcagtcagagcatcCATCTCAtatcccatcaaataattcatacaggggagaaaccctatcagtgcttggaatgtggaaagagcttttgtcAGAGTGGGCTTCTCACTTCCCacaaaagaattcatactggagagaaaccctatcagtgcgtggaatgtgggaagagcttcagtcggaaggacagtctcgcttcccatcaaagaattcatacaggggtgaAACCCTATCACTGCTTGGACTGTGGAAAGCACTTCAGTCACAGACATCATctcgcttcccatcaaagaattcatacaggggtgaaaccctaccagtgcttggaatgtggaaatagcttcagtcaGAGAAcccatctcatttcccatcaaataatttgTACAGGtgtgaaaccctatcagtgcttagaatgtggaaagaacttcagtcggAGCAGCAGTCtcgcttcccatcaaataattcatacaggggtgaaaccctatcagtgcttggaatgtggaaagagcttcagtcacaggcagagtctcacttcccatcaaataattcatacaggggtgaAACcccatcagtgcttagaatgtggaaagaacttcagttgGAAGGACAATctcgcttcccatcaaagaatccatacaggggagaaaccctatcaatgcttggaatgtggaaagagttttcgTGTGAGTGgagatctcacttcccatcaaagaattcatacaggggagaaaccctatcactgcttggaatgtggaaagagttttcgTGTGAGTGgggatctcacttcccatcaaagaattcatacaggggagaaaccctatcactgcttggaatgtgggaagagcttcagtcagaggagCAGTCTcgtttcccatcaaagaattcatacaggggtgaaaccctaccagtgcttggaatgtgggaagagcttcagaaaGAGGGCAGGTCTCACCCGCCGTCATAgaactcatacagtggtaccttag
- the LOC144326647 gene encoding uncharacterized protein LOC144326647 isoform X2 — translation MKEMDPAKLVRMEGGRWTVDLVRLSPASLLTTSERSSLGLSERSGGDELEMKNGGDHEKIHTVEKPYQNWEYGESSSQSSRSHQRTHSEKKGYQCSECGKSFSQSSNLTSHHRIHTGEKPYQCLECGKRFRQSGALTSHKRIHTGEKPYQCLECGKSFSHSQNLTSHQRIHTGEKPYQCFECGKSFSQSIHLISHQIIHTGEKPYQCLECGKSFCQSGLLTSHKRIHTGEKPYQCVECGKSFSRKDSLASHQRIHTGVKPYHCLDCGKHFSHRHHLASHQRIHTGVKPYQCLECGNSFSQRTHLISHQIICTGVKPYQCLECGKNFSRSSSLASHQIIHTGVKPYQCLECGKSFSHRQSLTSHQIIHTGVKPHQCLECGKNFSWKDNLASHQRIHTGEKPYQCLECGKSFRVSGDLTSHQRIHTGEKPYHCLECGKSFRVSGDLTSHQRIHTGEKPYHCLECGKSFSQRSSLVSHQRIHTGVKPYQCLECGKSFRKRAGLTRRHRTHTVVP, via the exons atgaaagagatGGATCCTGCAAAGCTAGtgaggatggaagggggaagatggacggttgacctggtcaggttgtctcctgcatccctcctcaCAACCTCTGAGCGTTCCTCTCTAGGGCTCtcagagagatctg gtggtgatgaattggaaatgaaGAATGGGGGAGACCATGAGAAAATCCACACAGTGGAGAAGCCATATCAAAATTGGGAGTATGGAGAGAGCTCCAGTCAGAGTTCCCGTTCCCACCAAAGAACTCACAGTGAGAAGAAAGGCTATCAGTGctcagaatgtgggaagagcttcagtcagagcagcaatctcacttctcatcacagaattcatacaggagagaaaccctatcagtgcttggaatgtggaaagaggtttCGTCAGAGTGGGGCTCTCACTTCCCacaaaagaattcatactggagagaaaccctatcagtgcttggaatgtggaaagagcttcagtcacagccaaaatctcacttcccatcaaagaattcatacaggagagaaaccctatcagtgctttgaatgtgggaagagcttcagtcagagcatcCATCTCAtatcccatcaaataattcatacaggggagaaaccctatcagtgcttggaatgtggaaagagcttttgtcAGAGTGGGCTTCTCACTTCCCacaaaagaattcatactggagagaaaccctatcagtgcgtggaatgtgggaagagcttcagtcggaaggacagtctcgcttcccatcaaagaattcatacaggggtgaAACCCTATCACTGCTTGGACTGTGGAAAGCACTTCAGTCACAGACATCATctcgcttcccatcaaagaattcatacaggggtgaaaccctaccagtgcttggaatgtggaaatagcttcagtcaGAGAAcccatctcatttcccatcaaataatttgTACAGGtgtgaaaccctatcagtgcttagaatgtggaaagaacttcagtcggAGCAGCAGTCtcgcttcccatcaaataattcatacaggggtgaaaccctatcagtgcttggaatgtggaaagagcttcagtcacaggcagagtctcacttcccatcaaataattcatacaggggtgaAACcccatcagtgcttagaatgtggaaagaacttcagttgGAAGGACAATctcgcttcccatcaaagaatccatacaggggagaaaccctatcaatgcttggaatgtggaaagagttttcgTGTGAGTGgagatctcacttcccatcaaagaattcatacaggggagaaaccctatcactgcttggaatgtggaaagagttttcgTGTGAGTGgggatctcacttcccatcaaagaattcatacaggggagaaaccctatcactgcttggaatgtgggaagagcttcagtcagaggagCAGTCTcgtttcccatcaaagaattcatacaggggtgaaaccctaccagtgcttggaatgtgggaagagcttcagaaaGAGGGCAGGTCTCACCCGCCGTCATAgaactcatacagtggtaccttag
- the LOC144326647 gene encoding uncharacterized protein LOC144326647 isoform X4, which translates to MDPLGGDELEMKNGGDHEKIHTVEKPYQNWEYGESSSQSSRSHQRTHSEKKGYQCSECGKSFSQSSNLTSHHRIHTGEKPYQCLECGKRFRQSGALTSHKRIHTGEKPYQCLECGKSFSHSQNLTSHQRIHTGEKPYQCFECGKSFSQSIHLISHQIIHTGEKPYQCLECGKSFCQSGLLTSHKRIHTGEKPYQCVECGKSFSRKDSLASHQRIHTGVKPYHCLDCGKHFSHRHHLASHQRIHTGVKPYQCLECGNSFSQRTHLISHQIICTGVKPYQCLECGKNFSRSSSLASHQIIHTGVKPYQCLECGKSFSHRQSLTSHQIIHTGVKPHQCLECGKNFSWKDNLASHQRIHTGEKPYQCLECGKSFRVSGDLTSHQRIHTGEKPYHCLECGKSFRVSGDLTSHQRIHTGEKPYHCLECGKSFSQRSSLVSHQRIHTGVKPYQCLECGKSFRKRAGLTRRHRTHTVVP; encoded by the exons atgGACCCTCTTG gtggtgatgaattggaaatgaaGAATGGGGGAGACCATGAGAAAATCCACACAGTGGAGAAGCCATATCAAAATTGGGAGTATGGAGAGAGCTCCAGTCAGAGTTCCCGTTCCCACCAAAGAACTCACAGTGAGAAGAAAGGCTATCAGTGctcagaatgtgggaagagcttcagtcagagcagcaatctcacttctcatcacagaattcatacaggagagaaaccctatcagtgcttggaatgtggaaagaggtttCGTCAGAGTGGGGCTCTCACTTCCCacaaaagaattcatactggagagaaaccctatcagtgcttggaatgtggaaagagcttcagtcacagccaaaatctcacttcccatcaaagaattcatacaggagagaaaccctatcagtgctttgaatgtgggaagagcttcagtcagagcatcCATCTCAtatcccatcaaataattcatacaggggagaaaccctatcagtgcttggaatgtggaaagagcttttgtcAGAGTGGGCTTCTCACTTCCCacaaaagaattcatactggagagaaaccctatcagtgcgtggaatgtgggaagagcttcagtcggaaggacagtctcgcttcccatcaaagaattcatacaggggtgaAACCCTATCACTGCTTGGACTGTGGAAAGCACTTCAGTCACAGACATCATctcgcttcccatcaaagaattcatacaggggtgaaaccctaccagtgcttggaatgtggaaatagcttcagtcaGAGAAcccatctcatttcccatcaaataatttgTACAGGtgtgaaaccctatcagtgcttagaatgtggaaagaacttcagtcggAGCAGCAGTCtcgcttcccatcaaataattcatacaggggtgaaaccctatcagtgcttggaatgtggaaagagcttcagtcacaggcagagtctcacttcccatcaaataattcatacaggggtgaAACcccatcagtgcttagaatgtggaaagaacttcagttgGAAGGACAATctcgcttcccatcaaagaatccatacaggggagaaaccctatcaatgcttggaatgtggaaagagttttcgTGTGAGTGgagatctcacttcccatcaaagaattcatacaggggagaaaccctatcactgcttggaatgtggaaagagttttcgTGTGAGTGgggatctcacttcccatcaaagaattcatacaggggagaaaccctatcactgcttggaatgtgggaagagcttcagtcagaggagCAGTCTcgtttcccatcaaagaattcatacaggggtgaaaccctaccagtgcttggaatgtgggaagagcttcagaaaGAGGGCAGGTCTCACCCGCCGTCATAgaactcatacagtggtaccttag
- the LOC144326647 gene encoding uncharacterized protein LOC144326647 isoform X5: MKNGGDHEKIHTVEKPYQNWEYGESSSQSSRSHQRTHSEKKGYQCSECGKSFSQSSNLTSHHRIHTGEKPYQCLECGKRFRQSGALTSHKRIHTGEKPYQCLECGKSFSHSQNLTSHQRIHTGEKPYQCFECGKSFSQSIHLISHQIIHTGEKPYQCLECGKSFCQSGLLTSHKRIHTGEKPYQCVECGKSFSRKDSLASHQRIHTGVKPYHCLDCGKHFSHRHHLASHQRIHTGVKPYQCLECGNSFSQRTHLISHQIICTGVKPYQCLECGKNFSRSSSLASHQIIHTGVKPYQCLECGKSFSHRQSLTSHQIIHTGVKPHQCLECGKNFSWKDNLASHQRIHTGEKPYQCLECGKSFRVSGDLTSHQRIHTGEKPYHCLECGKSFRVSGDLTSHQRIHTGEKPYHCLECGKSFSQRSSLVSHQRIHTGVKPYQCLECGKSFRKRAGLTRRHRTHTVVP, translated from the coding sequence atgaaGAATGGGGGAGACCATGAGAAAATCCACACAGTGGAGAAGCCATATCAAAATTGGGAGTATGGAGAGAGCTCCAGTCAGAGTTCCCGTTCCCACCAAAGAACTCACAGTGAGAAGAAAGGCTATCAGTGctcagaatgtgggaagagcttcagtcagagcagcaatctcacttctcatcacagaattcatacaggagagaaaccctatcagtgcttggaatgtggaaagaggtttCGTCAGAGTGGGGCTCTCACTTCCCacaaaagaattcatactggagagaaaccctatcagtgcttggaatgtggaaagagcttcagtcacagccaaaatctcacttcccatcaaagaattcatacaggagagaaaccctatcagtgctttgaatgtgggaagagcttcagtcagagcatcCATCTCAtatcccatcaaataattcatacaggggagaaaccctatcagtgcttggaatgtggaaagagcttttgtcAGAGTGGGCTTCTCACTTCCCacaaaagaattcatactggagagaaaccctatcagtgcgtggaatgtgggaagagcttcagtcggaaggacagtctcgcttcccatcaaagaattcatacaggggtgaAACCCTATCACTGCTTGGACTGTGGAAAGCACTTCAGTCACAGACATCATctcgcttcccatcaaagaattcatacaggggtgaaaccctaccagtgcttggaatgtggaaatagcttcagtcaGAGAAcccatctcatttcccatcaaataatttgTACAGGtgtgaaaccctatcagtgcttagaatgtggaaagaacttcagtcggAGCAGCAGTCtcgcttcccatcaaataattcatacaggggtgaaaccctatcagtgcttggaatgtggaaagagcttcagtcacaggcagagtctcacttcccatcaaataattcatacaggggtgaAACcccatcagtgcttagaatgtggaaagaacttcagttgGAAGGACAATctcgcttcccatcaaagaatccatacaggggagaaaccctatcaatgcttggaatgtggaaagagttttcgTGTGAGTGgagatctcacttcccatcaaagaattcatacaggggagaaaccctatcactgcttggaatgtggaaagagttttcgTGTGAGTGgggatctcacttcccatcaaagaattcatacaggggagaaaccctatcactgcttggaatgtgggaagagcttcagtcagaggagCAGTCTcgtttcccatcaaagaattcatacaggggtgaaaccctaccagtgcttggaatgtgggaagagcttcagaaaGAGGGCAGGTCTCACCCGCCGTCATAgaactcatacagtggtaccttag